The following proteins are co-located in the Castanea sativa cultivar Marrone di Chiusa Pesio chromosome 8, ASM4071231v1 genome:
- the LOC142607982 gene encoding trans-cinnamate 4-monooxygenase produces MDLLLLEKTLLALFIAVVVAIIISKLRGKRFKLPPGPIPVPIFGNWLQVGDDLNHRNLTDLAKKYGDIFLLRMGQRNLVVVSSPELAKEVLHTQGVEFGSRTRNVVFDIFTGKGQDMVFTVYGEHWRKMRRIMTVPFFTNKVVQQYRHGWEAEAASVVEDVKKAPEASTSGIVIRKRLQMMMYNNMYRIMFDRRFDREDDPLFMKLKALNGERSRLAQSFDYNYGDFIPILRPFLRGYLKICKEVKERRLQLFKDYFVDERKKLSSTKATDHEGLKCAIDHILDAQQKGEINEDNVLYIVENINVAAIETTLWSVEWGIAELVNHPEIQKKLRHEIDTVLGPGVQVTEPDTLKLPYLQAVVKETLRLRMAIPLLVPHMNLHDAKLGGFDIPAESKILVNAWWLANNPANWKNPEEFRPERFLEEESKVEANGNDFRYLPFGVGRRSCPGIILALPILGITLGRLVQNFELLPPPGQSKIDTSEKGGQFSLHILKHSTIVAKPRVF; encoded by the exons ATGGATCTCCTCCTTTTGGAGAAGACCCTCTTAGCCTTATTCATAGCTGTGGTTGTAGCCATCATCATCTCCAAGCTTCGTGGCAAACGCTTTAAGCTCCCACCAGGACCCATACCAGTGCCCATATTCGGAAACTGGCTCCAAGTCGGTGATGACTTGAACCACCGTAACCTCACAGACTTAGCCAAAAAATACGGAGACATATTCCTCCTCCGAATGGGTCAACGAAACCTCGTTGTGGTTTCCTCACCCGAGCTAGCCAAAGAGGTTTTGCACACACAGGGTGTGGAGTTCGGGTCCAGAACCAGAAACGTTGTGTTCGATATCTTCACTGGTAAAGGTCAGGACATGGTGTTCACGGTTTACGGCGAGCATTGGAGAAAGATGCGGAGAATCATGACCGTTCCTTTTTTCACGAACAAGGTGGTTCAGCAATACAGGCATGGGTGGGAAGCTGAGGCGGCCAGTGTGGTCGAGGACGTGAAGAAAGCTCCTGAGGCTTCGACGTCTGGGATTGTTATAAGGAAAAGGTTGCAGATGATGATGTACAACAACATGTACAGGATCATGTTTGATAGGAGGTTTGATAGAGAGGATGATCCTTTGTTTATGAAGCTCAAGGCTTTGAATGGAGAGAGGAGTAGGTTGGCTCAGAGCTTTGATTACAACTATGGTGACTTCATTCCAATCTTGAGACCCTTTTTGAGAGGGTACCTTAAGATCTGTAAGGAAGTCAAGGAGAGGAGATTGCAGCTCTTCAAGGACTATTTCGTCGATGAGAGGAA GAAACTTTCAAGCACCAAGGCCACTGACCATGAAGGTTTGAAATGTGCCATAGATCACATCTTGGATGCTCAGCAAAAGGGGGAGATCAACGAAGATAACGTGCTTTACATCGTTGAGAACATTAATGTTGCTG CAATAGAAACAACACTATGGTCAGTTGAGTGGGGAATTGCGGAGCTGGTGAACCACCCTGAAATCCAGAAGAAGCTGAGGCATGAGATTGATACAGTGCTTGGACCTGGTGTCCAAGTCACCGAGCCCGACACCCTAAAGCTCCCTTACCTTCAAGCTGTGGTCAAAGAGACTCTCAGGCTCCGAATGGCAATTCCTCTGCTTGTTCCACACATGAACCTCCATGATGCAAAGCTTGGTGGTTTTGATATCCCAGCAGAGAGCAAAATCCTAGTAAATGCTTGGTGGCTTGCCAACAACCCGGCCAACTGGAAAAACCCGGAAGAGTTCAGGCCGGAGAGGTTCTTGGAAGAGGAGTCTAAGGTTGAGGCCAATGGCAATGACTTCAGGTACCTTCCCTTTGGTGTTGGAAGAAGAAGCTGCCCTGGAATTATTCTTGCATTGCCAATTCTTGGTATTACTTTGGGACGTTTGGTACAGAATTTTGAGCTCCTGCCTCCTCCTGGACAGTCAAAGATTGATACCTCAGAGAAAGGTGGGCAATTCAGTTTGCACATTTTGAAGCATTCTACCATTGTTGCAAAGCCCAGAGTATTTTAA